The proteins below come from a single Miscanthus floridulus cultivar M001 chromosome 1, ASM1932011v1, whole genome shotgun sequence genomic window:
- the LOC136503319 gene encoding peroxidase A2-like, whose amino-acid sequence MAPRGSMTCRSLQLAVLMSAAVALGFGVRAGAAQLCSEYYDQTCPDVHRVVRRVLKKAHEADVRIYASLTRLHFHDCFAQGCDGSILLDNSSSIVSEKFATPNNNSARGFPVVDAVKAALEEACPGVVSCADILAIAAKISVELSGGPRWRVPLGRRDGTTANITAANNLPSPFDNLTTLQQKFGAVGLGNTDLVALSGAHTFGRVQCQFVTARLYNFSGTNRPDPTLDRGYRAFLSLRCPRGGNASALNDLDPTTPDTFDNNYYTNIEARRGTLQSDQELLSTPGAPTAPIVGRFASSQKEFFKSFSRSMINMGNIQVLTGSQGEIRKNCRVVNGS is encoded by the exons atggCGCCCCGTGGCAGCATGACTTGTCGTAGTCTTCAGCTCGCCGTCCTCATGTCGGCCGCCGTCGCGCTCGGGTTCGGCGTCCGGGCCGGCGCGGCGCAGCTGTGCAGCGAGTACTACGACCAGACGTGCCCCGACGTGCACAGGGTCGTGCGGCGGGTGCTGAAGAAGGCGCACGAGGCCGACGTCCGCATCTACGCCAGCCTCACCCGCCTCCACTTCCATGACTGCTTCGCGCAA GGCTGCGACGGGTCCATCCTGCTGGACAACAGCTCGAGCATCGTGTCGGAGAAGTTCGCGACGCCCAACAACAACTCGGCGCGCGGGTTCCCCGTGGTCGACGCCGTCAAGGCGGCGCTGGAGGAGGCCTGCCCAGGCGTCGTCTCCTGCGCTGACATACTGGCCATCGCCGCCAAGATCTCGGTCGAACTG TCCGGCGGGCCACGGTGGCGCGTTCCTCTCGGCCGGCGCGACGGCACCACCGCCAACATCACCGCCGCCAACAACCTCCCGAGCCCCTTCGACAACCTCACCACGCTCCAGCAGAAGTTCGGCGCCGTCGGCCTCGGCAACACCGACCTCGTCGCCCTCTCAG GGGCGCACACGTTCGGGCGCGTGCAGTGCCAGTTCGTGACGGCGCGGCTGTACAACTTCAGCGGCACGAACCGGCCGGACCCGACGCTAGACAGGGGGTACCGGGCGTTCCTCTCGCTGCGGTGCCCGAGGGGCGGCAATGCGTCGGCGCTCAACGACCTCGACCCGACCACGCCGGACACCTTCGACAACAACTACTACACCAACATCGAGGCGCGCCGCGGGACGCTGCAGTCCGACCAGGAGCTGCTGTCGACGCCCGGCGCGCCCACGGCGCCGATCGTCGGCCGGTTCGCCAGCAGCCAGAAGGAGTTCTTCAAGAGCTTCTCCAGGTCCATGATCAACATGGGGAACATCCAGGTGCTGACGGGGAGCCAGGGTGAGATCAGGAAGAACTGCAGAGTGGTCAACGGAAGCTAG